Proteins from one Parasteatoda tepidariorum isolate YZ-2023 chromosome 4, CAS_Ptep_4.0, whole genome shotgun sequence genomic window:
- the LOC107441197 gene encoding uncharacterized protein: MGKLTPIIIGILIILTAHLSEGKVSFEKLTNQDYSGTVYYTVWNVSLYECLGWCREETECAAAAFSFVVNPLTPTQETTCQLQNETQATRPNAVSQRSVNTYFMVKLNLRSESVCNRLWSFERVPNQSLRGLENAIIFTSNKEACLSACLAEVRFVCRSVEFNYLTKECRLSEFDRRSPGVYVHMVDSQGVDYFENACLQPDKVCRGPKNYGYAPVNLPQASLTYYIDLNYYLDKQILVNTRQECLQQCSLEREFVCRSVLFRAEPRTKKAICKLFHLDHIMFPDGAETFATPNPFPLLDTGDSTGVYLEAICANDTSSKRNKPSKGTINLSSAQQQTPQLPTSVPFYPENQDPSCDVYGVCYDVSIQCTDSKIIVFVKTNRHFHGRVYALGRSETCHANVLNSNQFRLDLSLNGQDCNTQSMGGVYTNTVVLQHHNVVMTRTDKVYNVRCTYEVTSRNISFGMMPIRDPDTMQVTASPEAPLPKIVILGTEGREASTVRIGDKLTFRIEIPDGTPYGIFARSCVAMAKDARSVFEVIDGRGCPVDANIFPRFREIGSSLESSYEAFRFTESYGVIFQCNVKYCIGKCEPVNCGHGMEKSTSWGRRKRSQPIEKDNSEMTLSHEILVLDFGDEAVSSMRDVNSVNESTHYKESVLMLETCASKTSLMALSVTSALLLVFYICTVAYFVAHKRVRKEFR; the protein is encoded by the exons GTAAAGTatcgtttgaaaaattaacaaatcaagATTACAGTGGAACTGTTTATTACACTGTGTGGAACGTCTCACTGTATGAGTGCCTGGGATGGTGCAGAGAAGAAACAGAATGCGCGGCAGCTGCTTTCAGTTTCGTGGTCAATCCTTTAACACCCACTCAGGAGACAACGTGTCAACTGCAAAATGAAACTCAAGCCACTAGACCCAATGCAGTATCACAGAGAAGTGTCAACACTTATTTCATGGTGAAACTGAATCTACGTTCGG AGAGTGTATGTAACAGACTATGGTCTTTCGAACGTGTCCCCAACCAGAGTCTCCGGGGTCTGGAGAATGCAATCATATTCACATCCAATAAGGAAGCTTGCCTCTCCGCTTGCCTGGCTGAAGTTCGATTTGTGTGTCGCTCTGTGGAATTCAACTACCTCACCAAGGAATGTAGATTGAGTGAGTTTGATCGAAGATCTCCAGGAGTCTACGTCCATATGGTGGATTCACAAGGGGTGGACTACTTCGAGAATGCTTGTCTCCAAC CTGACAAAGTATGCCGAGGACCCAAGAACTATGGTTATGCACCAGTCAATCTGCCACAAGCTTCTTTAACTTACTATATTGATCTCAATTATTATTTGGACAAACAGATATTA GTCAACACTCGTCAAGAATGTCTTCAGCAGTGTTCTCTGGAAAGAGAGTTCGTGTGCCGGTCAGTTCTTTTCCGTGCGGAACCGAGAACAAAAAAAGCCATCTGTAAACTTTTCCACCTCGATCACATCATGTTTCCCGATGGAGCTGAAACTTTTGCAACACCCAATCCTTTCCCCCTCTTGGACACTGGTGATAGCACTGGAGTGTATTTGGAGGCTATCTGCGCAA ATGATACATCTTCAAAACGGAATAAGCCTTCGAAGGGTACCATCAATTTGAGTAGTGCACAGCAACAAACTCCCCAGCTACCCACTAGTGTACCATTTTATCCAGAGAATCAGGATCCTTCCTGCGACGTATACGGTGTCTGTTACGATG TGTCCATCCAATGCACGGACTCTAAGATCATCGTGTTCGTGAAGACAAATCGCCATTTCCACGGCAGAGTATATGCTTTAGGTAGAAGTGAAACATGCCACGCCAATGTACTCAACAGCAATCAATTCAGGCTCGATCTCTCTCTAAACGGACAAGACTGCAACACGCAATCCATG GGAGGTGTGTACACGAATACAGTTGTTTTGCAACATCACAATGTCGTGATGACAAGAACGGATAAAGTGTATAATGTACGATGCACATATGAAGTCACTTCTAGAAACATATCTTTTGGAATGATGCCAATCAG GGATCCAGATACCATGCAAGTGACAGCCTCTCCAGAAGCCCCCCTTCCCAAAATAGTCATCCTCGGAACGGAAGGAAGAGAAGCTTCCACAGTCAGGATAGGAGATAAACTTACCTTCAGGATAGAAATTCCTGACGGAA CTCCATACGGAATATTTGCTCGCAGCTGTGTGGCAATGGCAAAAGATGCAAGAAGTGTCTTTGAAGTGATTGACGGCAGAGG CTGCCCAGTGGATGCCAATATATTTCCCCGATTCCGTGAAATAGGCAGTTCTTTGGAGAGCAGTTACGAAGCCTTCCGCTTCACCGAATCCTACGGTGTGATATTCCAGTGTAACGTCAAATATTGCATTGGAAAATGTGAACCA gTAAATTGTGGACACGGTATGGAGAAGAGCACGTCTTGGGGTCGTCGAAAGAGGTCTCAGCCTATTGAGAAGGACAACAGTGAAATGACCCTAAGCCACGAAATATTGGTCTTGGATTTTGGTGATGAAGCAGTCAGCTCGATGAGGGATGTTAATTCTGTTAATG agaGCACTCACTACAAAGAATCAGTTTTAATGCTGGAAACATGTGCTTCGAAAACATCTCTAATGGCTTTGAGCGTCACGAGTGCTCTTCTTTTGGTATTCTACATCTGTACTGTGGCATATTTTGTGGCACACAAACGAGTCCGCAAGGAATTTCGATAA